One Triticum dicoccoides isolate Atlit2015 ecotype Zavitan chromosome 5B, WEW_v2.0, whole genome shotgun sequence genomic window carries:
- the LOC119311497 gene encoding G-type lectin S-receptor-like serine/threonine-protein kinase At1g11330 isoform X2 — MEWSALACSVTVLILAFLPLRASDDRLVPGKPLVPGATIVSDGGDFALGFFAPSSSAPANLHLGIWYNGVPELTVVWVANRETLVTNSSAPVLSLTNTFDLVLYDGNSSGRVVWTTRVKAASTSSSPTAVLLNTGNLVVRSPNGTTLWQSFDHPTDTLLPGMKMALKNGTRDGERLVSWKGAGNPSPGNFSYGSDMDTFPQVFLWEGTRPVYRGPPWTGYRVKSDYQYQTSSTSSIIIYLAVVNDGDQSYTTFTVSDGAWLTRCVVTYTGELQIQSWNASSSAWAVLGKWPPYPCVSYGYCGRNGYCDETARPLPTCKCLDGFVPASTRDWTGGRFSEGCRRKEPLRGCTAAAGDGFVALTGMKPADGFVLVANRTLEGCAAECDRNCSCVAYAYANLSSATSRGDMTRCLVWAGELVDTGKLGASSPASDTLYLRLAGLDDAAGKNRNWGQHKKVPSDGSSDLEFPFLRFEEIAQATQNFSETCMIGQGGFGKVYKGTLGGQQIAVKRLSRDSQQGTIEFTNEVILIAKLQHRNLVRLLGCCGEGDEKLLIYEYLPNKSLDATLFDDSRKRLLDWATRFNIIKGVGRGLVYLHQDSRLTIIHRDLKAGNVLLDGDMKPKIADFGMARLFGDNQENANTQRVVGTYGYMAPEYAMEGVFSTKSDVYSFGVLVLEIVTSIKRSSIIHTMGFSSLIDYSWNMWKEGKTKDMVDSSIMDTCSLDEVFLCIHIALLCVQENPDDRPLMASVMIALEKGSTTLPNPNCPAYLVRRGTELEHFRNNIQNSVNSLTLTKIVGR; from the exons ATGGAGTGGTCAGCTCTTGCCTGCTCTGTCACTGTCCTGATCCTTGCATTCCTGCCTTTGCGTGCGTCCGACGACCGGCTTGTCCCCGGCAAGCCGCTCGTCCCCGGAGCCACCATCGTCTCCGATGGCGGTGACTTCGCCTTGGGCTTCTTCGCCCCGTCCAGCTCAGCTCCGGCCAACCTGCACCTTGGCATCTGGTACAACGGCGTCCCTGAGCTCACCGTGGTGTGGGTGGCCAACCGGGAAACTCTGGTCACCAACAGCAGTGCACCCGTGCTCTCCCTCACCAACACCTTCGACCTTGTTCTCTACGACGGTAACAGCAGCGGCCGCGTCGTTTGGACGACCCGCGTGAAGGCTGCGTCGACCTCCTCTTCCCCAACGGCCGTGCTTCTGAACACCGGCAACCTCGTCGTCCGGTCGCCTAACGGCACCACGCTGTGGCAGAGCTTCGACCACCCGACCGACACGCTCCTCCCCGGCATGAAGATGGCGTTGAAGAACGGCACGCGTGACGGTGAGCGCCTAGTGTCTTGGAAGGGCGCCGGCAACCCCTCGCCGGGGAACTTCTCCTACGGCAGCGACATGGACACGTTCCCGCAGGTATTCCTCTGGGAAGGCACGCGCCCGGTGTACCGCGGCCCCCCGTGGACGGGGTACCGGGTGAAGAGCGACTACCAGTACCAGACGAGCAGCACCAGCTCCATCATCATCTACCTGGCCGTCGTCAACGACGGTGACCAGAGCTACACGACCTTCACCGTCTCGGACGGCGCATGGCTCACCAGATGCGTGGTGACCTACACCGGCGAGCTCCAAATCCAGAGCTGGAACGCCAGCTCGTCAGCGTGGGCCGTCCTCGGGAAGTGGCCGCCGTACCCGTGCGTCAGCTACGGCTACTGCGGCCGGAACGGGTACTGCGATGAGACGGCCAGGCCTTTGCCGACGTGCAAGTGCCTCGACGGCTTCGTGCCGGCCAGCACGAGGGACTGGACCGGCGGCAGGTTCTCAGAGGGGTGCCGGCGAAAGGAGCCGCTGCGTGGGTGCACTGCCGCTGCCGGTGACGGTTTCGTGGCCCTGACGGGGATGAAGCCGGCGGACGGGTTCGTGCTCGTGGCCAACAGAACGCTGGAGGGGTGCGCGGCGGAGTGCGACCGCAACTGCTCCTGCGTGGCGTACGCGTACGCCAACCTGAGCAGTGCCACGTCCAGGGGAGACATGACGAGGTGCTTGGTGTGGGCCGGGGAGTTGGTTGACACCGGGAAGTTGGGCGCAAGCAGCCCCGCCAGCGACACGCTCTATCTCCGGCTCGCCGGATTGGATGATGCAGCTG GCAAGAACAGGAACTGGGGACAACACAAGAAGGTACCATCTGACGGTTCCAGTGACCTTGAGTTTCCCTTTCTAAGATTTGAGGAAATTGCTCAGGCTACACAAAATTTCTCCGAAACATGTATGATTGGACAAGGAGGCTTTGGCAAAGTTTATAAG GGAACACTAGGTGGTCAACAAATTGCTGTCAAAAGGCTAAGTAGGGATTCTCAACAAGGGACAATTgagttcacgaatgaagtaatactTATTGCTAAATTACAACATCGTAATTTGGTTCGACTACTTGGATGTTGTGGCGAGGGAGATGAAAAGTTATTGATTTATGAGTACTTGCCTAATAAAAGCTTAGATGCCACACTTTTCG acGATTCAAGAAAGCGGTTGCTTGATTGGGCAACACGGTTTAATATAATCAAGGGCGTCGGAAGAGGGCTTGTTTATCTCCACCAAGATTCAAGACTGACTATAATTCACAGAGATCTCAAAGCTGGAAATGTTTTGCTAGATGGAGATATGAAACCCAAGATAGCAGATTTTGGTATGGCGAGGCTCTTTGGCGATAACCAAGAAAATGCAAACACCCAACGTGTTGTTGGAACATA TGGCTACATGGCTCCtgagtatgcaatggaaggtgtcttCTCTACCAAGTCTGACGTCTATAGCTTCGGTGTGTTAGTACTAGAGATTGTAACCAGCATAAAGAGAAGCTCTATCATTCACACCATGGGCTTTTCTAGTCTTATAGACTAT TCGTGGAATATGTGGAAGGAAGGGAAGACAAAGGATATGGTTGATTCATCTATCATGGATACTTGTTCGCTAGATGAAGTCTTTCTTTGCATCCATATAGCACTATTGTGCGTTCAGGAAAACCCAGATGATAGGCCACTGATGGCATCAGTTATGATCGCCCTAGAGAAAGGAAGTACTACACTTCCAAATCCAAATTGCCCTGCCTACCTTGTGCGCCGGGGAACCGAATTAGAGCACTTTAGAAACAATATCCAGAACTCAGTCAATTCTTTAACTCTTACCAAAATAGTGGGCCGATGA
- the LOC119311497 gene encoding G-type lectin S-receptor-like serine/threonine-protein kinase At1g11330 isoform X3, whose amino-acid sequence MEWSALACSVTVLILAFLPLRASDDRLVPGKPLVPGATIVSDGGDFALGFFAPSSSAPANLHLGIWYNGVPELTVVWVANRETLVTNSSAPVLSLTNTFDLVLYDGNSSGRVVWTTRVKAASTSSSPTAVLLNTGNLVVRSPNGTTLWQSFDHPTDTLLPGMKMALKNGTRDGERLVSWKGAGNPSPGNFSYGSDMDTFPQVFLWEGTRPVYRGPPWTGYRVKSDYQYQTSSTSSIIIYLAVVNDGDQSYTTFTVSDGAWLTRCVVTYTGELQIQSWNASSSAWAVLGKWPPYPCVSYGYCGRNGYCDETARPLPTCKCLDGFVPASTRDWTGGRFSEGCRRKEPLRGCTAAAGDGFVALTGMKPADGFVLVANRTLEGCAAECDRNCSCVAYAYANLSSATSRGDMTRCLVWAGELVDTGKLGASSPASDTLYLRLAGLDDAAGKKTKHNAMRIALTAIGSSVVIIMCTFLAWLKFSGKNRNWGQHKKVPSDGSSDLEFPFLRFEEIAQATQNFSETCMIGQGGFGKVYKGTLGGQQIAVKRLSRDSQQGTIEFTNEVILIAKLQHRNLVRLLGCCGEGDEKLLIYEYLPNKSLDATLFDDSRKRLLDWATRFNIIKGVGRGLVYLHQDSRLTIIHRDLKAGNVLLDGDMKPKIADFGMARLFGDNQENANTQRVVGT is encoded by the exons ATGGAGTGGTCAGCTCTTGCCTGCTCTGTCACTGTCCTGATCCTTGCATTCCTGCCTTTGCGTGCGTCCGACGACCGGCTTGTCCCCGGCAAGCCGCTCGTCCCCGGAGCCACCATCGTCTCCGATGGCGGTGACTTCGCCTTGGGCTTCTTCGCCCCGTCCAGCTCAGCTCCGGCCAACCTGCACCTTGGCATCTGGTACAACGGCGTCCCTGAGCTCACCGTGGTGTGGGTGGCCAACCGGGAAACTCTGGTCACCAACAGCAGTGCACCCGTGCTCTCCCTCACCAACACCTTCGACCTTGTTCTCTACGACGGTAACAGCAGCGGCCGCGTCGTTTGGACGACCCGCGTGAAGGCTGCGTCGACCTCCTCTTCCCCAACGGCCGTGCTTCTGAACACCGGCAACCTCGTCGTCCGGTCGCCTAACGGCACCACGCTGTGGCAGAGCTTCGACCACCCGACCGACACGCTCCTCCCCGGCATGAAGATGGCGTTGAAGAACGGCACGCGTGACGGTGAGCGCCTAGTGTCTTGGAAGGGCGCCGGCAACCCCTCGCCGGGGAACTTCTCCTACGGCAGCGACATGGACACGTTCCCGCAGGTATTCCTCTGGGAAGGCACGCGCCCGGTGTACCGCGGCCCCCCGTGGACGGGGTACCGGGTGAAGAGCGACTACCAGTACCAGACGAGCAGCACCAGCTCCATCATCATCTACCTGGCCGTCGTCAACGACGGTGACCAGAGCTACACGACCTTCACCGTCTCGGACGGCGCATGGCTCACCAGATGCGTGGTGACCTACACCGGCGAGCTCCAAATCCAGAGCTGGAACGCCAGCTCGTCAGCGTGGGCCGTCCTCGGGAAGTGGCCGCCGTACCCGTGCGTCAGCTACGGCTACTGCGGCCGGAACGGGTACTGCGATGAGACGGCCAGGCCTTTGCCGACGTGCAAGTGCCTCGACGGCTTCGTGCCGGCCAGCACGAGGGACTGGACCGGCGGCAGGTTCTCAGAGGGGTGCCGGCGAAAGGAGCCGCTGCGTGGGTGCACTGCCGCTGCCGGTGACGGTTTCGTGGCCCTGACGGGGATGAAGCCGGCGGACGGGTTCGTGCTCGTGGCCAACAGAACGCTGGAGGGGTGCGCGGCGGAGTGCGACCGCAACTGCTCCTGCGTGGCGTACGCGTACGCCAACCTGAGCAGTGCCACGTCCAGGGGAGACATGACGAGGTGCTTGGTGTGGGCCGGGGAGTTGGTTGACACCGGGAAGTTGGGCGCAAGCAGCCCCGCCAGCGACACGCTCTATCTCCGGCTCGCCGGATTGGATGATGCAGCTG GTAAAAAGACGAAGCATAATGCAATGAGGATTGCGTTGACAGCCATAGGAAGTAGTGTGGTGATAATCATGTGCACTTTTCTTGCATGGTTGAAATTCAGTG GCAAGAACAGGAACTGGGGACAACACAAGAAGGTACCATCTGACGGTTCCAGTGACCTTGAGTTTCCCTTTCTAAGATTTGAGGAAATTGCTCAGGCTACACAAAATTTCTCCGAAACATGTATGATTGGACAAGGAGGCTTTGGCAAAGTTTATAAG GGAACACTAGGTGGTCAACAAATTGCTGTCAAAAGGCTAAGTAGGGATTCTCAACAAGGGACAATTgagttcacgaatgaagtaatactTATTGCTAAATTACAACATCGTAATTTGGTTCGACTACTTGGATGTTGTGGCGAGGGAGATGAAAAGTTATTGATTTATGAGTACTTGCCTAATAAAAGCTTAGATGCCACACTTTTCG acGATTCAAGAAAGCGGTTGCTTGATTGGGCAACACGGTTTAATATAATCAAGGGCGTCGGAAGAGGGCTTGTTTATCTCCACCAAGATTCAAGACTGACTATAATTCACAGAGATCTCAAAGCTGGAAATGTTTTGCTAGATGGAGATATGAAACCCAAGATAGCAGATTTTGGTATGGCGAGGCTCTTTGGCGATAACCAAGAAAATGCAAACACCCAACGTGTTGTTGGAACATA A
- the LOC119311497 gene encoding G-type lectin S-receptor-like serine/threonine-protein kinase At1g11330 isoform X1 yields MEWSALACSVTVLILAFLPLRASDDRLVPGKPLVPGATIVSDGGDFALGFFAPSSSAPANLHLGIWYNGVPELTVVWVANRETLVTNSSAPVLSLTNTFDLVLYDGNSSGRVVWTTRVKAASTSSSPTAVLLNTGNLVVRSPNGTTLWQSFDHPTDTLLPGMKMALKNGTRDGERLVSWKGAGNPSPGNFSYGSDMDTFPQVFLWEGTRPVYRGPPWTGYRVKSDYQYQTSSTSSIIIYLAVVNDGDQSYTTFTVSDGAWLTRCVVTYTGELQIQSWNASSSAWAVLGKWPPYPCVSYGYCGRNGYCDETARPLPTCKCLDGFVPASTRDWTGGRFSEGCRRKEPLRGCTAAAGDGFVALTGMKPADGFVLVANRTLEGCAAECDRNCSCVAYAYANLSSATSRGDMTRCLVWAGELVDTGKLGASSPASDTLYLRLAGLDDAAGKKTKHNAMRIALTAIGSSVVIIMCTFLAWLKFSGKNRNWGQHKKVPSDGSSDLEFPFLRFEEIAQATQNFSETCMIGQGGFGKVYKGTLGGQQIAVKRLSRDSQQGTIEFTNEVILIAKLQHRNLVRLLGCCGEGDEKLLIYEYLPNKSLDATLFDDSRKRLLDWATRFNIIKGVGRGLVYLHQDSRLTIIHRDLKAGNVLLDGDMKPKIADFGMARLFGDNQENANTQRVVGTYGYMAPEYAMEGVFSTKSDVYSFGVLVLEIVTSIKRSSIIHTMGFSSLIDYSWNMWKEGKTKDMVDSSIMDTCSLDEVFLCIHIALLCVQENPDDRPLMASVMIALEKGSTTLPNPNCPAYLVRRGTELEHFRNNIQNSVNSLTLTKIVGR; encoded by the exons ATGGAGTGGTCAGCTCTTGCCTGCTCTGTCACTGTCCTGATCCTTGCATTCCTGCCTTTGCGTGCGTCCGACGACCGGCTTGTCCCCGGCAAGCCGCTCGTCCCCGGAGCCACCATCGTCTCCGATGGCGGTGACTTCGCCTTGGGCTTCTTCGCCCCGTCCAGCTCAGCTCCGGCCAACCTGCACCTTGGCATCTGGTACAACGGCGTCCCTGAGCTCACCGTGGTGTGGGTGGCCAACCGGGAAACTCTGGTCACCAACAGCAGTGCACCCGTGCTCTCCCTCACCAACACCTTCGACCTTGTTCTCTACGACGGTAACAGCAGCGGCCGCGTCGTTTGGACGACCCGCGTGAAGGCTGCGTCGACCTCCTCTTCCCCAACGGCCGTGCTTCTGAACACCGGCAACCTCGTCGTCCGGTCGCCTAACGGCACCACGCTGTGGCAGAGCTTCGACCACCCGACCGACACGCTCCTCCCCGGCATGAAGATGGCGTTGAAGAACGGCACGCGTGACGGTGAGCGCCTAGTGTCTTGGAAGGGCGCCGGCAACCCCTCGCCGGGGAACTTCTCCTACGGCAGCGACATGGACACGTTCCCGCAGGTATTCCTCTGGGAAGGCACGCGCCCGGTGTACCGCGGCCCCCCGTGGACGGGGTACCGGGTGAAGAGCGACTACCAGTACCAGACGAGCAGCACCAGCTCCATCATCATCTACCTGGCCGTCGTCAACGACGGTGACCAGAGCTACACGACCTTCACCGTCTCGGACGGCGCATGGCTCACCAGATGCGTGGTGACCTACACCGGCGAGCTCCAAATCCAGAGCTGGAACGCCAGCTCGTCAGCGTGGGCCGTCCTCGGGAAGTGGCCGCCGTACCCGTGCGTCAGCTACGGCTACTGCGGCCGGAACGGGTACTGCGATGAGACGGCCAGGCCTTTGCCGACGTGCAAGTGCCTCGACGGCTTCGTGCCGGCCAGCACGAGGGACTGGACCGGCGGCAGGTTCTCAGAGGGGTGCCGGCGAAAGGAGCCGCTGCGTGGGTGCACTGCCGCTGCCGGTGACGGTTTCGTGGCCCTGACGGGGATGAAGCCGGCGGACGGGTTCGTGCTCGTGGCCAACAGAACGCTGGAGGGGTGCGCGGCGGAGTGCGACCGCAACTGCTCCTGCGTGGCGTACGCGTACGCCAACCTGAGCAGTGCCACGTCCAGGGGAGACATGACGAGGTGCTTGGTGTGGGCCGGGGAGTTGGTTGACACCGGGAAGTTGGGCGCAAGCAGCCCCGCCAGCGACACGCTCTATCTCCGGCTCGCCGGATTGGATGATGCAGCTG GTAAAAAGACGAAGCATAATGCAATGAGGATTGCGTTGACAGCCATAGGAAGTAGTGTGGTGATAATCATGTGCACTTTTCTTGCATGGTTGAAATTCAGTG GCAAGAACAGGAACTGGGGACAACACAAGAAGGTACCATCTGACGGTTCCAGTGACCTTGAGTTTCCCTTTCTAAGATTTGAGGAAATTGCTCAGGCTACACAAAATTTCTCCGAAACATGTATGATTGGACAAGGAGGCTTTGGCAAAGTTTATAAG GGAACACTAGGTGGTCAACAAATTGCTGTCAAAAGGCTAAGTAGGGATTCTCAACAAGGGACAATTgagttcacgaatgaagtaatactTATTGCTAAATTACAACATCGTAATTTGGTTCGACTACTTGGATGTTGTGGCGAGGGAGATGAAAAGTTATTGATTTATGAGTACTTGCCTAATAAAAGCTTAGATGCCACACTTTTCG acGATTCAAGAAAGCGGTTGCTTGATTGGGCAACACGGTTTAATATAATCAAGGGCGTCGGAAGAGGGCTTGTTTATCTCCACCAAGATTCAAGACTGACTATAATTCACAGAGATCTCAAAGCTGGAAATGTTTTGCTAGATGGAGATATGAAACCCAAGATAGCAGATTTTGGTATGGCGAGGCTCTTTGGCGATAACCAAGAAAATGCAAACACCCAACGTGTTGTTGGAACATA TGGCTACATGGCTCCtgagtatgcaatggaaggtgtcttCTCTACCAAGTCTGACGTCTATAGCTTCGGTGTGTTAGTACTAGAGATTGTAACCAGCATAAAGAGAAGCTCTATCATTCACACCATGGGCTTTTCTAGTCTTATAGACTAT TCGTGGAATATGTGGAAGGAAGGGAAGACAAAGGATATGGTTGATTCATCTATCATGGATACTTGTTCGCTAGATGAAGTCTTTCTTTGCATCCATATAGCACTATTGTGCGTTCAGGAAAACCCAGATGATAGGCCACTGATGGCATCAGTTATGATCGCCCTAGAGAAAGGAAGTACTACACTTCCAAATCCAAATTGCCCTGCCTACCTTGTGCGCCGGGGAACCGAATTAGAGCACTTTAGAAACAATATCCAGAACTCAGTCAATTCTTTAACTCTTACCAAAATAGTGGGCCGATGA